From Triticum aestivum cultivar Chinese Spring chromosome 4A, IWGSC CS RefSeq v2.1, whole genome shotgun sequence, a single genomic window includes:
- the LOC123082257 gene encoding uncharacterized protein — protein MAQRISSTPCDASGCEAAPLLDVEKGVPKEHGTASPADDGGVETSGCRRFFQGFLAVVWLFMVNQMRKDYSACDNAETRPVMALLMVVIAFTVANVFHLISTQPAYPPA, from the exons ATGGCACAGCGGATCTCCTCGACGCCGTGCGACGCGTCCGGCTGCGAGGCGGCGCCGCTGCTGGACGTCGAGAAGGGCGTACCCAAAGA ACACGGCACGGCGTCGCCGGCGGACGATGGGGGCGTGGAAACGTCCGGCTGCCGGCGCTTTTTCCAG GGGTTCTTGGCCGTTGTGTGGCTGTTCATGGTGAATCAGATGAGGAAAGATTATAGCGCCTGCGATAATGCCGAAACAAGACCGGTCATGGCGCTTCTGATGGTAGTGATCGCCTTTACTGTTGCCAACGTGTTTCACTTGATCAGCACACAGCCTGCGTATCCTCCGGCATAA
- the LOC123086829 gene encoding protein OSB1, mitochondrial codes for MLRSLAAAAARSPAAAAWRRLLHHGRGIGGGEEAESMAYRMSMLRAPPVARKKDIVSSNSCSLIGRLNAPVRLHRNSSEEDPKAYTFLCVTPSSASSSTSANFHVTLQMKGAMANVCLKHLKYNDLVHVSGLLNSYHKVSGTGEKYMCYKIHVKELNYVHDPKKPRNDKDSVDPASTPSADSQTLEEIKYRERLRLWQVFFASPYEWWDNRQYKPYASCPDFKHKDTREQLWLHPDDPPWVRKQLELIDQQTAESGRRDGRGRLTNPRWNAQDFNYSDECDDDEQDTQRQANG; via the exons ATGCTGcgatccctcgccgccgccgccgcgcgctcgCCGGCGGCCGCCGCGTGGCGGCGCCTCCTCCACCATGGCAGAGGCATCGGCGGAGGGGAGGAGGCGGAGAGCATGGCGTACCGCATGTCGATGCTGCGGGCTCCTCCTGTCGCGCGTAAGAAGGATATTGTCAGCTCCAACTCGTGCAGCCTCATCGGCCGCCTCAACGCGCCGGTGCGCCTGCACCGGAACAGCTCCGAGGAGGACCCGAAGGCTTACACCTTCCTCTGCGTTACGCCCTCTTCCGCGTCCTCGTCGACCTCTGCCAACTTCCA TGTGACATTGCAGATGAAGGGCGCTATGGCAAATGTGTGCCTGAAGCATTTGAAGTACAATGACCTTGTACATGTATCTGGTCTTCTGAACTCTTATCATAAAGTCAGTGGAACTGGTGAGAAGTATATGTGCTATAAG ATCCACGTCAAGGAACTGAATTACGTTCATGATCCCAAGAAGCCTAGGAATGATAAAGACTCGGTAGATCCGGCATCGACACCATCTGCGGATA GTCAAACACTTGAAGAAATCAAGTACAGAGAAAGGCTTCGTCTGTGGCAGGTCTTCTTTGCCAGCCCTTACGAGTGGTGGGATAACCGGCAATACAAACCATATGCCAGTTGCCCTGATTTTAAGCACAAGGACACCCGTGAGCAGCTATGGCTTCATCCAGATGACCCTCCTTGGGTAAGAAAGCAGCTCGAATTGATTGACCAGCAAACAGCAGAGAGTGGTCGCAGGGATGGCAGAGGGCGCTTGACAAACCCAAGATGGAACGCTCAAGACTTCAACTACTCTGACGAATGTGACGATGATGAGCAGGACACACAAAGGCAGGCGAATGGATGA
- the LOC123086830 gene encoding protein tas, with product MMLSSFAAISSSSGNDLSGLGARQSRRWHRRRVRSRVRSAQEPAKLQYRKLGDSDLLISEITLGTMTFGEQSTEKESHDMISYSFDQGINILDTAEIYPIQPKEETQGRTDLYVGRWMKSKPRDKVILATKVSGYSDRTFLRDNAEMVRVDAPNIKESVEKSLSRLSTDYIDLLHIHWPDRYVALYGEFSYDSTKWRPSVPFEDQLKALQELIDEGKVRYIGVSNETSYGVMRFVQAAKLHGLPKIVSIQNGYSLLVRCSFEVDLAEVCHPNNCNIGLLAYSPLGSGVLTGKYLDDSCGNSKSFRLNLFPGYMQRYNAPLAKEATKEYLKVAKKHRLTPVQLALGFVRDRPFTASTIIGATTMDQLKENIEAFTSAPRPLPPQVLDDIATVFKRYRDPAVL from the exons ATGATGCTATCCTCGTTTGCGGCAATCTCCTCATCCTCTGGAAATGACTTATCAGGGTTGGGTGCCCGACAGTCCCGACGATGGCACCGGAGACGCGTCCGCAGCCGAGTTCGGTCCGCGCAGGAACCGGCGAAGTTGCAGTACAGGAAGCTGGGAGATTCAGATCTCCTTATCAGCGAGATAACTCTTGGAACA ATGACCTTTGGAGAACAAAGCACAGAGAAGGAATCACATGATATGATATCTTATTCTTTTGATCAGGGCATCAACATACTCGACACCGCAGAAATT tACCCAATTCAACCCAAGGAGGAGACTCAAGGAAGGACTGATCTATATGTAGGCAGGTGGATGAAATCCAAGCCACGAGATAAA GTAATTTTGGCCACCAAAGTTTCTGGTTATTCAGATCGCACTTTTCTTCGGGACAATGCAGAAATGGTGCGTGTTGATGCTCCAAATATAAAGGAAAGTGTCGAAAAGAGCCTTTCACGCTTATCTACAGACTACATTGATTTGCTTCACATACACTG GCCAGATAGGTATGTGGCACTATATGGCGAATTCAGTTATGATTCAACTAAATGGAGGCCAAGCGTCCCATTTGAGGATCAGTTGAAAGCTCTTCAGGAACTAATTGATGAAGGAAAG GTACGATACATCGGCGTTTCCAATGAAACCTCGTACGGGGTAATGCGGTTTGTACAGGCTGCAAAGCTTCATGGACTTCCGAAGATTGTGAGCATCCAGAACGGTTACAGTCTACTTGTGAGATGCAGCTTCGAAG TTGATCTTGCTGAGGTTTGCCACCCAAACAACTGCAACATTGGGCTGCTCGCCTACTCCCCGCTCGGCAGCGGTGTTCTGACCGGAAAGTATCTGGATGATAGCTGTGGCAACAGCAAGAGTTTCAGGCTAAATCTCTTCCCTGGATACATGCAGCGCTACAACGCCCCTCTGGCTaag GAAGCAACGAAGGAATACCTCAAGGTCGCGAAGAAGCATCGGCTAACTCCGGTCCAGCTTGCCCTGGGCTTCGTCCGTGACCGCCCATTCACAGCTAGCACCATCATCGGAGCGACCACCATGGATCAGCTGAAGGAGAACATCGAAGCGTTCACCAGCGCTCCACGGCCTCTGCCGCCACAAGTTCTTGATGACATTGCGACTGTTTTCAAGAGATACAGAGACCCAGCAGTCCTCTAG